aaatttccttttctccctcttttattatttaaatactataattcttcgggtctctacaatgcATGCAATGCATAATTACAGgccaaattataaaacaaaatacaattcaaatgaaatttaaatgtcttcaatcttctttacttttgtgacttccttggaatgCGCCAGATGATATGATATTGGAGTTTCTTCTGACTTCCAAGTCCCTTAATCTTATGTGTGCAGAAATTTAGACCTGTTCACATACTTAACCACACGTAAGATACTGATactttgttagtatcaaaatagagatcggactcaaaaagtcaacaccttgTGGGGTATTCTTATAAATGGTAATTAATTTTGTCTTCATTTTACATAGTTTTCTTTACCCTCTCTTATTAATTAAACCAAATAATGTGCTTGAgtaacatatacttttcttttccttttataagTGGCATTAATTATGCTTGTAGATTTTCCCCCCCTTTAAAATTGATATTAATTATGCTctaattttttgttaaaaaaatatattgaatttTTGTCATTTTGAGGTGAGcttttttgtttgtatttttacacatataatttaataataattaaataattattaggcttttaaaattttagttctgCTCTACTCTACAAGTAACAAAATTAAGTTTTAATATCAAAATCTAACTTGGTAGCATTGATTCTTATTGCCCTATTGGGGATTCTTTTTGGGATACTTATTAAGGACAAAGCTAGCAGTTCATGCCTTCTTTCACTTTGTCTACTACTTTGCAtctttgatttttaaacttttctctgTAGATGCAATGTAACACTCATAGCATGGATTAGAAAAAAATTACAAGTGATTTGAAAtcatatgatttattagaatttttgaatagaaaaaaatttaattgattctaaaaaataatttgatttgACATCgcttataatttttatttcgctATGAATAACAAAACTCTCCCATTCTCTTTACtataaaatgtaaaatttaaagtcatttttatgaaaatgagacacaatttataaaatatttttttgaccGATGACGGCTATTGGGTGTGTTCTCAAGGACTCTTAGTCCTCACCCTTTTTGCCTCGATAAGAGTTCACTCAATAGTAGATAGTGGATTAATAGGGGAGGAGCCCAAATTTTTAAAGGATTATATTTCCAAAAGTAGGGAGtaaattgaaataaaagaaaaaaaattattttttgtttgaggGTTTTAAATTAGCAAGATAAAATGTTCACATGTATACTTGCACTTTTCTTTCATAACAGGGGTTGTCATTCTTCtacttttgaataagcatattgaTCCTTCTTGTGGCCTTGTCAAACTGGCAGAATAAGACATAGTTTAATTTTTTACATGTCATGTATTCAAGGaacattttttatttgtaaaCTTTTGCAAACTCCTCTTCCTTAAATCTATCTTAGATCGATGTTCGTAACTATTTTCTCCTGAAGCGTTCgatgtaatctataaaatttttatttgatctttggaatTCCCTTCCTAGGTCCACTAGAATAACTCGAGTGCAAAGAAAATTTTCGTAAAATTGGTGGCACATCTATCCCAATATTCCAGTCCAAGTTTGAGATTGGCTACTAAGTATACTCCTCTTTCATTAATTACTTAAATACTTCTCAAACTTTCAAGTCATCATCTTGCCCACTATGCTCACAAATTTCAAGATGATCCTTATGATTGCTAGTCTTGCCATTGAAGAATTCAGACTTGACCTTATATAGTCTTTAGTGTAGTGTGGGTCATGGAGGTAGGGTGTAATGGGAACTTGGGTTGTGtaaggaaatttgaaaaatccaaCTTGGAAAGACGAGAGGATTTTGTCTAGCTTGTCTTTTAGTGATATAAGTAGAAAAGTTGGTGGTTGTAGGGGTTGGAGGCATATGTGTAGGATTTAGGGAAATATGTACCTAGGTTGAATTATGAGGTTGGAATAAACGGTGTGATAAGCATGGTCTGTTTTGGAGTAGATATCAGGAGAACCATAGGAGGATTTTGATTAGTAGAGGCTTCTTAAGCCAGAGTAATGTCATTATCATGGCTAGCCTCCCCAAATTTTGTAAGATTGAGTATAGCATACTTATTCTCACTCAAAATGAATAAAGGAGTTGGCGTTTTGCTTTAGGGTTAAATGATGGGAGTCGATGTAGGAAGAATTTGATTGCTTCATATATCTGTCACCTAAACCTGTTGTGTTTTCTCCTTCCTTCCTGAGTAGATGTGTggtaaatttttgaattttttgaaggCATTATCCTATGCAATCAATCTTGCCTAGCAAAATCACCAAATGTAAATGCAAGTTCTTGATTTCTCCTATGGATAAGTTCCTCACTCAAAAGAGCTTGATTTTGACCACAAAATAAGCCATGCGTATTATTTCATCAACTCTCACATACATGCCAAATTTTGGGAATTCTTTCATTCCAACTCCATGTAAGAAATACTTGTCATTTTAATGGAATCACTTATTTgtgaagtgaaaaaaaaaaaaaagtttgctGGCATATAATTTTAGATGTTAACATAATCTGTAGTGTCTTCTAAAAAAGCAAAAGATTATGCGTGGATACCTTTCTTAATGCGAATGCAAAACGGCCTATAAAATGCAGATCATgaagaagaaaatttaaaaaggaatTCTAGTTATAATATAGTTATTACCCAAAGAACTATTATACTTTGAAAAAAACCCTTgattctttgtttttattttttatatgtattaAATTGCAACTAATTCACTCATGTCACTCTCACTTTATAATGAAAAACAAAAGGTatgaaaagaaagagaaataacAAATTCCCCATTTTAGCTCATGATGAAGAATGCTAGAGTgttaataattttctttttaaagtgcaaatagtaaatatatatatatatataatattttaatccTAATTTAGTCATCTACATTATATGTGACTAATTTTTAATATCTACACTATTTTAGAAGAATACTTTGTTCATATGCTAATGCCAATATCATTTTCATTGAATGCCGATATCAGAGATATAAAAAGCCTAGCCCAGGATTTGCAATCTGCAgggtcaaaaatattttcattgaatgtaattttttgaaatatcattttaaaGAATGGAATGCTGCACTATTTGGTTTGCTTCTTAATATTCCCAAAAATGTTATCTAAATGCTAATGCCAATATTTGTTTAAACATCATAATTATgacatttattttataaaatgacCATTATGCCCTTGATATGAGTATAAATAATGTataaagaataataatatttttaatacaaaaaattTCAAGTCCTAAAATTCTcaacaattataaattttaaaattaaaaaaaaaatcaacacttAATAATCAAATTTAAGTAAAATAACTAAATCCAAAAAGGgaatttacaatatatatattcgGAAGCTACAAACTTTTAAATTCCACCTATGTCCTGCTTTTTGGCATAGAATTCCATCTCATACCCTCAACTCACTGGCTGGCAATACCCTGGGCTCACTTGCTTCACCTTCACCCCTTCAAATTTCCATTCCACCCCAAATCTTTACtctgttcttctctctctctctctctctctctctctctctctcatcagaAGGATGCTAGAGAGAATGCTCTCTGCGCGAAGAGTGGCACAGGTTAGCGAGGAGGGAGACGAGGACGACGAGTCCAAGACGAAGAAGCACATCTCCTTCGCCATGCGAGCCTCCAACTACGTGACTCGGACAGGGTACCTCGGCCCCTGCCTCGTCCTCCTCTGCCTCGCCCTCCTTCTCTCCTCCCTTCTCCTCCACTCCCGCAACCTCGTCTGCGTCTCCGTCTCCCCCTACGATCCGCGCTCTCGCGTCGGCTTCTTCGGATTCGGCACCCTCGAGTCAGATTTCGGCTCCCTCGGCGTGCCCTGGTGTAAGTTGATTTTGTTCTTTCTCATCAGATCTCGTAGATTTTGTGGCGTTTGATTGTTAGGTTTTAGTGGGTTTTCAATGGGTCTATCTGGGTTTGATGGGTTTGGATTTTGATCGGGTGATGTTGAATTTTAGTGTGTGTTTGGTAGCCTAGAAACTCGTGGAAAAGAAAAGGAAGCAATATTTTGAATCGTGTGGTTTATGTTGTTTTCAGCTTCAATGTAATCGATGGGCATGTGTATTTTAACGGGCTGATGCTAAATTTAAAATTCCTGGTTGGTTGCCGATGAAATTTACGAAGAGAATAGACATCGAGATTTTCAATCCGTTGTTCTATTCCATTTCAGATTTAAAGTGATAAATGGGAGTATATCTGAAAAAAATGTAGGAAATTAAAAGAAAGGAATTTGGAGAAATTTtgactttgatttttttttttctattgttaTTTGTGTTTCCAAAATAATGCAATGCACAGAAGGAGAGAAGAGCTCGGGTATATTAAGCCAAAAAGATCTGGATTTTATGCTTTTATTTGTTCTTTCCCtttcttatttcattttcttGATAACTAACCAACTGTTAATTTCATTACTATCTTTCTGGAGTGATATGCTAGTGGGTTTGTCCTTTGTTTGGTTTCCggaaaaatggagaaaataaGCGCAACATGAAAATTTTGCAATTGTGTTTTGTTGGTTTAAGACAAAATGATAGCTGAAGGTATAAATATTGGGACTTGGAAAGTAAGCTCTGTTTAGTGAGGCTTTAGCTTTTTGGTGTTTCAAACAATGAAGAATCTAGCTATTAAGATTAATACTAATATGAATGTTCCACATACTCTCATGTAGTGTCTGAGAGTATGGATTTTGggtcttggatttgaatttgtacaGACTTGAACAAAACTCTATCCaattttttagtgtattttgtccaaattcacacaaatctaaattcaaaactTGAAATCTTAGCTCCAAAGCACAAGATTAatatttcttttctatttttgatttttgaataagATAAGATTTATCTTAGTTTTGGATGTAATTTTGACGTAGGTTTGGTAATCGTATGAGACATTTctgttttaattttgtttttcctTGTTTCATTCAGCATCTCATTCCCTGGAGAAGTTTCGTGTGTATTTGAATTGCCCCGCCATATCTTATTGCCCCATGCTAATCCATCATCATGAATGGAGCCATTATAGGAAATGAAGGTTATTATTGCAATAAAAAATTGGAATAATGTCATATCTtaagaagctatttatcttttaagaagattaatggaaaagtttagggaaaagaagagggacttgcatatgatatttattgaccttgagaaagcatatgataggatacctagggaagttctatggtgggttttagaaaaaaagggtgtatgttgtaggtatatcgatgtcattaaggatatgtacgatgaagtaatgactagtgtaaagattatagatggagaaactagagaatttccaattaccataggtgtacatcaaggatctgctttgagtccttatctttttgctttattgatggaccaattgactaagagtattcaaaaggaggttccatggtgtatgttgtttgcagatgatattgtattaattgacgaaactggggatggagtagaggctgagttagaattatggagagaagctttggaatttagaggctttaagataagtagaaataaaacagaatatatgaaatgtaattttagtaatgataggaggaatattggagacaaagttaaacttgatgatgaagaaataaataacacttgtagatttcgataccttggatctattatgcaagttgaaggagaaattgaagatgatgtaatgcatagagttaaagcaggttgggtaaaatggagaagtggttcaagtgttctatgtgatcatagaatacccttaaaattgaaagggaaattttatagaacagctataagaccagccatgctatatggatcagaatgttgggcgacgaagaaacataatattcaaaaagttaaagttgtcgagatgaggatgcttagatggatgagcggtataacattgaaagataaattaaggaatgaacatattcgtggtaagttaggtgtagctcctatagaagataagataagggagggacgacttagatggtatggacacttgtaacgtaggccttatagtgcacctgtgaggaagagtgacttaattactgtggggggcagtagaaggggtaggggtagacctaaaataacttgggaggagatagtgagtaaggatttaatatctttgaatctattaaaagaaatggtccatgatcgcataaattggcggaaaaggattcatataaccgaccccacttagtgggactaaggcttggttttgttgttgttgttgtttcatATCTTAACATCACAATTCATAATCCTTTGCTATTTGTTGTGATTATGGCTCTAATATTATTTCTTGTTCATCTGTAATGGTACTTGATAAGAATGACCGAATGAGTGCAGTTTGTTCAGTTGATTTAGTTTAATGACATGAGTTTGAGAGTTGGATAAATAGGTTTTTATTGAACAATGATTTATTTGTTATCCTTGGCAAAAGGCAGATCGAAACACGGACAAACAGTTCCATGGACAAGCAAGGATCTACTAAAAGGCTTGGAAGAGTTTGTACCAATATATGAAATGCGGCCCATCAAAAACAACATGTACGGAATGGGTTTTGACCATAGCTTTGGGCTTTGGTTCATTGCTCAGTGGCTGAAGCCAGATCTAATGATTGAGAGTGGTGCATTCAAGGGGCATTCCACTTGGGTTTTGCGGCAAGCAATGCCAGACACTCCAATTGTATCACTTTCACCTCGGCATCCTGAAAAGTATCTAAAGAAGGGCCCTGCCTATGTTGATGGAAATTGTACGTACTTTGCTGGAAAAGACTTTGTGGATTTTGGAAGCGTTGATTGGAGCAAAGTGATGAAGACGCACAGGATTACTGATCGTAGTAGGGTCCTTATTTTTTTTGATGACCATCAAAATGAATTAAAAAGGTATGCACACAATGACACAGTTTTAGGCTTTTCTATTTCTGTCACTGCAATTGCGTCTGCTGTGTATTCTAAATTGTTGCATTTCATCAATCACTAGCAACTGTACTTTATAATTATTGCAGTTTTAGTTCAATAATCGCACCATGTTTGCATGGAATTACATTGTTTTAGAATGCAAAGTGACCACataagaatatttttttaatgtgacCGAGACACAAACTTCTAAAAGGTTTTGTAACCAAAAGATCATTTAACCCACAATGTGAATTAAGGAAAACTTTTTTGTTTACATGCTACTTAGTTATTCTTGTGTATGCCCATCTTTCAGAAGTCATACTGCACTGTAGTTGCTAATATTTGACATCTCTTCTCATTTTTGTAGGCTAAAACAGGCACTGAAAGCTGGTTTCCGGCATCTTGTTTTTGAGGATAACTATGATACTGGAACTGGAGACCACTATTCCTTGAGGCAGATTTGTGATCAGTTTTATATAAGTGGTGCATGCTCTCCCGGTTTACTTTCTTACTAGTTGGCTAAATTTTCTAGTTGGAAGCATAGAGGAGTTGCATTCTAGAATATGCCTTTTGCTTGAAATGTGCAGCTTGCATTTTCTAAGCTGGAAGAATTTTCATTCTATTGTTTCATGatattttttgtatatattaGGAATTAGAAAGAGAACTGATGAAGCCTATGAAAACTACTATAAGGAAAATCCTTAGCCCAATTGTAGGCGTGCTATAGTCAAACTTGGAATTCACAATTTCAGATTGTAGAAACAGCCTCTCCAAAGTGGAGGTATGGTTAACATCATATGCCTGCTCCATGTCCTTGATGTGGGTTTGGAGACCTTTGAACTGGGTGTTCTTTCTTTTAAATGATTACACAGCCTTCAGGACAGGGTTGTGGTCTTGTGGATTGGTTTTTTATTAGTTCATCTACTGGTTATACCGTTATACGTGGGGAAACAGTTAAAACTGGAACAGCATAACACAACCTAGTTGGAGCATTTTACAGTGagtgaaaattttatttattatttaaagatATGTTATGCTGTGATTGTCTCTGTGAAACGTATACATTGATTACACGGGTTACTTGAAGGAGTTTGATGGTAATTTGACTGTAGATGTTAGTTTTATATGCAAATTTGTGAATTTCAATTTGTACTGCTATAATCTCCAGGAGGTGGTCATAGCTGCTTCAAGGATAGTGATGAAGCTAGGGTAAGGTCGGAAAGAAAGAAATTCTGGGAGAAGGCAGTGGATATCGAAGAGCTATGTGCTCCAGGTGAAGTGTGGTGGGGTGTTAAAGGGCAGATGCGGGATAATTTCAACCACAGCAAAAAGGATATTTCCTATGCTGAACATTTCCAGAACAGCCGGTTCGTGGAATCAATTCTAGACGTGTATTGGGAACTTCCTCCAACTGCTGGTCCTTCCCTCACTCATCAGACAAGATATGATCCTGCTCGTGCACCCAGCCCCATTGTCGAAGACGGCAGGTTTGGCTTATTCCAACGGCTTGGTTTAGCTAGGCTAGAGACATCTGTATTTAATGGATACACTCAGATGGTGTATCTTCAAATATCTAAACATGAATCTTAAAACCCTATCATATAGATGAGAAATTCTGTGTTTAGCGTTCATTTGGATGAAAGCTGGAGATCTGTTTATATATTGCATGTTTTCTTCCTCAACTAGCGGCTTTGCTggatcattttgtagttctttTCTCATCTTCTGTTTATATATTGCATGTTTTCTTCCTCAACTAGCGGCTTTGCTggatcattttgtagttctttTCTCATCTTCTATTTTTTCCCCGTTTATTTTTCACCAACTTTTAGTCATTTCCTGTGACAATTTTTCCAACATAATTCTGCCTTTTGATTATACAGGTATATAATTCTTATCTGCTGTTTTAGTTTTTCGGACCTCTTTAATATTCAGCGGTAGAAAACAAAAATTCATTTATCATGCATTTGGGAGCCTGGAATTTGAAGTTGGCGTTTAGATTTGTGTGAACTTAGACAAAACGCATTACAAAATCTTATTGGCTTTTGTCCAAACTAAGTTGACACAAATTCAAACACGACCTTAGTGCTTTATTCCAACATCAGTGTCATGGTGGAGGTGATCAACCTAATCAGATTTAGGCTTTCTGGTGGGCTCACTCTAGACAGCAGGGATGTTTTTGTCAACCTGAATCACTGGAGGCTGTCCCTAGCATTAATAGGGAACAAATCAAAGATGGCCGACTGCTTATGCCTTCTTTGTTTGCTGGCATTGATGTTGAAACCCAAAGCATCTAAAAGTAGAATTgcagagctctctctctctctctctcttaaaaaacccttcacaagaggaaacatagttggagaaaatattaagTATACTGGGTGTATGTATCGAATTTATAATGATTTCAGTATGTATATGGAAAAATTGCCTAATTTAATGAAATGCACATACATAATGAATTTATTTTAGATTCGATATATGCATATAatgtatttaataattttttgctGAGGGAAGTGAGTGATGAATTCAGAACATTCCCATTCTACTATGCTTAAGCTCCATTTGGCTTTGGAAAAGTGTTCAACATTATGCTTctttgagtacaacaactttcGCCTCACTACTGTACATAATGATATTTTGTCACACAGGCTTGGGCCGTCATGGCAGAGCCTCATTGAATACAGCAACTTTGGCCTCACGCTACTGTACATAATGAGATTCTGTTACATAGTTATGCAGGACTTTTTAGCATCACTTTGAAAAAGCATTTACTAATGTTTTTTTACTTAAACTAAGTGTACTTGTAGAGGTGGTGTCGTTTAGCATATTTACTTAGAAGAAACTAAACTTcctattttaagttttttttttttttgaaacaatcTGTGTCTTCTGTGACAGTTTTGATTAGTCTCACTGTTCGAAAATATAAAATTTCTAGAGACTCGTAATTTAATGCTAAATTATTATTCACATTTTCAATAATgttttgtttgtattttataaatttttagcaAAAATCTGTACATATTTATTACATGGTAAGGACTATAAACTTTGTCAACAATTATAATTCATATATAGTTTTTTGATTTAGTTATCTTGATTCATAATTATTAGagtttttataaattaatttaatgaaaatattaatctataaaaaataatgtatttaatatatcatttaataaaaatatataaatattttaataattatatttatatattttaatgaaactaataattattattataactaaatgtataaaatataataatttgtaCTTAGATTTGTATCTTAGATGTTTCATGCTCGAATTTTAGGAGGGTGGAGGGATAAGGAATGCGAGATGCGTTACCCCCTATTCTGTAGTGCAGGTT
This window of the Malania oleifera isolate guangnan ecotype guangnan chromosome 6, ASM2987363v1, whole genome shotgun sequence genome carries:
- the LOC131158028 gene encoding uncharacterized protein LOC131158028 isoform X2, which encodes MLERMLSARRVAQVSEEGDEDDESKTKKHISFAMRASNYVTRTGYLGPCLVLLCLALLLSSLLLHSRNLVCVSVSPYDPRSRVGFFGFGTLESDFGSLGVPWCRSKHGQTVPWTSKDLLKGLEEFVPIYEMRPIKNNMYGMGFDHSFGLWFIAQWLKPDLMIESGAFKGHSTWVLRQAMPDTPIVSLSPRHPEKYLKKGPAYVDGNCTYFAGKDFVDFGSVDWSKVMKTHRITDRSRVLIFFDDHQNELKRLKQALKAGFRHLVFEDNYDTGTGDHYSLRQICDQFYISGGGHSCFKDSDEARVRSERKKFWEKAVDIEELCAPGEVWWGVKGQMRDNFNHSKKDISYAEHFQNSRFVESILDVYWELPPTAGPSLTHQTRYDPARAPSPIVEDGRFGLFQRLGLARLETSVFNGYTQMVYLQISKHES
- the LOC131158028 gene encoding uncharacterized protein LOC131158028 isoform X1 gives rise to the protein MLERMLSARRVAQVSEEGDEDDESKTKKHISFAMRASNYVTRTGYLGPCLVLLCLALLLSSLLLHSRNLVCVSVSPYDPRSRVGFFGFGTLESDFGSLGVPWCRSKHGQTVPWTSKDLLKGLEEFVPIYEMRPIKNNMYGMGFDHSFGLWFIAQWLKPDLMIESGAFKGHSTWVLRQAMPDTPIVSLSPRHPEKYLKKGPAYVDGNCTYFAGKDFVDFGSVDWSKVMKTHRITDRSRVLIFFDDHQNELKRLKQALKAGFRHLVFEDNYDTGTGDHYSLRQICDQFYISGACSPGGGHSCFKDSDEARVRSERKKFWEKAVDIEELCAPGEVWWGVKGQMRDNFNHSKKDISYAEHFQNSRFVESILDVYWELPPTAGPSLTHQTRYDPARAPSPIVEDGRFGLFQRLGLARLETSVFNGYTQMVYLQISKHES